Proteins encoded within one genomic window of Phycisphaerae bacterium:
- a CDS encoding HlyC/CorC family transporter: MPDSELFIGLGLAVLATLSTTANVALRHFSRVQLDERLERTGRASLLDRLTERRDDLIFSTSVVRICSILGLVLLIAHAFGFGPSAHAQAGYITVFTLSVLVVLVLGVALPHAWARYAGDGYLAAILPALLLLRTLLFPFLAIQHLFNGLVRRLAGVPLADEEEAEADQIEQQILGAVSEGELAGAVHEEDAEMIQSVMGLRDKHVAQIMTPRTEMVALPASITLDEAKEFIAREGHSRIPIYGDSLDDVRGVLYAKDLLMFTDRDEFEPLEAMRKVPFVPETKRIPDLLTELREKKVHLAIVVDEYGGTAGLVTIEDIIEEIVGDIADEYENPAPESIRHIDDKTVEVDARVHIDELNHELGIELPEDRDYDTVGGFLFSEMGKIPAAGEELSFRNIRFSVLDAEERKINRLRIQVVPDEPAH; this comes from the coding sequence GTGCCCGACTCGGAACTGTTCATCGGGCTGGGACTTGCTGTCCTGGCCACCTTGAGCACCACTGCGAATGTCGCTCTCCGGCATTTCTCGCGCGTGCAGCTCGACGAGCGACTGGAGAGAACCGGGAGGGCGTCCCTGCTCGATCGACTGACCGAGCGCCGTGACGACCTCATCTTCTCCACCTCGGTCGTCCGCATCTGTTCGATTCTCGGGCTGGTCTTGCTGATTGCCCATGCCTTCGGCTTTGGCCCATCCGCCCACGCCCAGGCCGGCTACATCACAGTTTTCACGCTCTCGGTTCTGGTCGTCTTGGTTTTGGGTGTTGCCTTGCCCCACGCGTGGGCTCGGTACGCCGGCGACGGGTACCTGGCGGCGATCCTGCCGGCGTTGCTGCTTCTGCGCACGCTCCTCTTTCCCTTCCTGGCCATCCAGCATCTGTTCAACGGTCTGGTCCGCCGCTTGGCGGGTGTTCCGCTCGCCGACGAGGAAGAAGCCGAGGCTGACCAGATCGAGCAACAGATCCTGGGGGCGGTCAGCGAGGGCGAACTGGCAGGTGCCGTTCACGAAGAAGACGCCGAGATGATCCAGTCGGTGATGGGTCTTCGCGACAAGCACGTTGCCCAGATCATGACTCCCCGGACCGAGATGGTGGCCTTGCCGGCCAGCATCACGCTGGACGAGGCCAAGGAGTTCATCGCCCGCGAAGGGCACTCCCGCATCCCCATCTACGGCGACAGCCTCGACGACGTACGGGGCGTGTTGTACGCCAAGGATCTGCTCATGTTCACCGATCGCGACGAGTTCGAGCCGCTCGAGGCGATGCGGAAGGTGCCCTTCGTACCCGAGACCAAGCGCATTCCCGACCTATTGACCGAGCTGCGCGAGAAGAAGGTCCACCTGGCCATTGTCGTAGACGAGTACGGGGGGACTGCAGGCCTGGTGACGATCGAGGACATCATCGAGGAGATCGTGGGTGACATCGCCGACGAGTATGAGAACCCTGCGCCCGAGAGCATTCGCCACATCGACGACAAGACGGTGGAAGTCGATGCTCGCGTACACATTGACGAGCTGAACCACGAACTCGGCATCGAACTGCCCGAGGACAGGGACTACGACACAGTCGGTGGTTTCCTATTCAGTGAGATGGGCAAGATCCCGGCAGCGGGCGAAGAACTGAGCTTCCGCAACATCCGGTTCAGTGTCCTGGACGCCGAAGAGCGGAAGATCAACCGTCTGCGCATCCAGGTCGTGCCGGACGAGCCCGCTCACTGA
- the ybeY gene encoding rRNA maturation RNase YbeY: MTPTPAAGAPVTVRMVCRVAGLSRSRIKGAVRAAAGDQPIRAIGVAVVDDAMIALLHGRYLADPRATDVMSFDLRDDPRDGELEGEIVISAETAARQARALGLRMDQEVLRYVVHGVLHLLGHDDKTASQRRRMRRQENAVLSRLADRPEPACRLPPRERRV; encoded by the coding sequence ATGACCCCCACTCCTGCCGCTGGTGCCCCAGTCACCGTTCGCATGGTGTGTCGCGTTGCCGGTCTGTCCAGGTCGCGGATTAAGGGGGCGGTGCGGGCCGCGGCAGGCGATCAGCCTATCCGGGCGATCGGAGTGGCCGTCGTCGACGATGCCATGATCGCCCTGTTGCACGGGCGCTACCTCGCGGATCCTCGGGCGACGGACGTGATGAGCTTTGATTTGCGCGACGATCCGCGCGATGGCGAGCTCGAGGGTGAGATCGTCATATCCGCCGAGACCGCCGCCCGGCAGGCCCGGGCGCTGGGCCTGAGGATGGACCAGGAAGTGCTGCGTTACGTCGTTCACGGCGTATTGCATCTGCTCGGACACGATGATAAAACTGCCTCCCAACGCAGGCGGATGCGGCGGCAGGAGAATGCTGTCCTGTCTCGGCTGGCCGATCGGCCTGAGCCTGCCTGTCGCCTCCCACCGCGAGAAAGAAGGGTGTAG
- a CDS encoding YceH family protein gives MNLVLSEHERRVIGVLMEKSMAQPEYYPMTANAIVAACNQRNNRDPIMELDEVAVSATLDALRKRGLVEQILPAPGARTDRFRHKIDVCFGWGPRERAIVAELLLRGPQTPGELRSRGSRLTAFENLDAVHTVLEALRTCDPPVVAPLPREPGQSAIRFTHLFYPEGEIPTVAGVVPNTGRHESCEPPGMARPSPERVAGTTSSGRTDLARLEAELAELRSHLLQLARRIEALEAGRSS, from the coding sequence ATGAACCTGGTCCTCAGCGAACACGAGCGGCGAGTCATTGGCGTCCTCATGGAAAAGTCGATGGCCCAGCCGGAGTACTACCCTATGACGGCCAATGCCATTGTCGCCGCCTGTAACCAACGCAACAATCGCGATCCTATCATGGAGCTTGACGAGGTGGCGGTCAGTGCCACGCTGGATGCTCTTCGAAAGCGCGGACTGGTCGAGCAGATCCTGCCTGCCCCGGGTGCGCGAACCGACCGTTTCAGGCACAAGATCGATGTCTGCTTTGGCTGGGGCCCGCGTGAGCGGGCGATCGTGGCCGAGCTCTTGCTCCGGGGACCACAGACTCCGGGTGAGCTGCGTTCGCGCGGGTCGCGGCTCACGGCGTTCGAGAACCTCGATGCCGTCCACACCGTCCTGGAGGCATTGCGGACCTGCGATCCCCCGGTTGTCGCTCCCCTGCCTCGTGAGCCGGGACAGTCCGCCATCCGCTTCACCCACCTGTTCTACCCGGAAGGCGAGATACCGACGGTGGCCGGTGTAGTCCCAAACACCGGGCGGCACGAGAGCTGTGAGCCGCCGGGGATGGCGCGGCCTTCTCCGGAGCGGGTAGCTGGAACGACGTCGTCTGGCCGGACCGACCTGGCCCGACTCGAGGCCGAGCTGGCTGAATTGCGCAGTCATCTCCTACAGCTTGCGCGGCGGATTGAGGCCCTGGAGGCTGGCCGGAGCTCGTGA
- a CDS encoding ABC transporter ATP-binding protein, with protein sequence MAETLLETRNLNRYFGGLHAVKDVSFTVAQGMIKAVIGPNGAGKTTLFNLVAGSIPPNGGQVLFRGRSITAWKPHAVAAQGIARTFQTTKLFPHMTVLENVMMGRHPRTRSGFIAGMLNLPHTWREEREVRSKAMEILADLNLTEYARETAANLSFGRQRLVEFARALATEPRILLLDEPAAGLNIYETQALSRLILRIRDRGITCLVVEHDMSLVMSISDDVVVLDQGAKIAEGPPRAIQRDPEVIRVYLGDDHAAAGKS encoded by the coding sequence ATGGCTGAGACACTCCTCGAAACACGAAACCTGAACCGCTACTTCGGCGGCCTTCATGCCGTCAAGGACGTGAGTTTCACGGTCGCGCAAGGAATGATCAAGGCGGTAATCGGTCCCAACGGCGCAGGCAAGACCACGCTGTTCAACCTCGTCGCGGGCTCCATCCCACCCAACGGCGGCCAGGTCCTCTTTCGCGGGCGATCGATCACCGCCTGGAAACCGCACGCCGTGGCCGCGCAAGGCATTGCCCGAACCTTCCAGACCACCAAGCTGTTCCCGCACATGACCGTCCTCGAGAACGTCATGATGGGACGCCATCCGCGGACCCGGTCCGGCTTCATCGCCGGAATGCTCAACCTGCCCCATACCTGGCGCGAGGAACGCGAGGTGCGGAGCAAGGCCATGGAGATCCTGGCCGACCTTAATCTCACAGAATACGCCCGGGAAACGGCCGCCAACCTCTCCTTCGGCCGCCAACGATTGGTCGAGTTCGCCAGAGCACTGGCCACCGAGCCGAGAATCCTGCTTCTCGATGAGCCGGCGGCCGGCCTGAACATCTACGAAACGCAAGCCCTCTCCCGATTGATCCTCAGGATTCGGGATCGGGGCATCACGTGTCTGGTCGTGGAGCACGACATGTCCCTGGTGATGAGTATCTCGGACGACGTCGTGGTTCTCGATCAAGGAGCCAAGATCGCGGAGGGACCTCCCCGGGCCATTCAGCGCGACCCGGAGGTGATACGCGTCTATCTGGGTGACGATCATGCTGCGGCTGGCAAATCTTGA
- a CDS encoding PEP-CTERM sorting domain-containing protein has translation MKRRFLCAASLLALMCSGAAFAAGIHVAVDIDSARRSGSDTSGTFATQSGFTSWDMTTFVRTPDPSLTFGDVKLELFGFSADNQSRGRAKGGGGGPYDALLADFVYNEGGSNRAVALRITGLDVGTYAMQSWHYDSEITGENYIQIEARNQGDSSSTVILVDQRPFGEEPASFTFDVTAAGQVKEIVFREDDLATVTDPTDSNRARLNGFTLTPEPSSLILLLLATGAFSTCRRR, from the coding sequence ATGAAGCGTCGTTTTCTGTGCGCGGCATCCTTGCTGGCCCTGATGTGCTCGGGGGCGGCTTTCGCGGCCGGTATCCACGTGGCCGTCGATATCGACAGCGCCCGCCGGTCCGGATCGGACACCTCCGGCACATTCGCTACCCAGAGTGGTTTTACGTCGTGGGACATGACCACGTTTGTTCGCACGCCCGACCCGTCGCTGACATTCGGTGACGTGAAGCTCGAGCTCTTTGGCTTCTCGGCCGACAACCAGAGCCGCGGCCGCGCGAAGGGTGGGGGTGGTGGCCCTTACGACGCCCTTCTCGCCGATTTTGTCTACAACGAAGGCGGCTCTAACCGGGCGGTCGCGCTCAGAATCACCGGCTTGGACGTCGGCACCTATGCGATGCAGAGTTGGCATTACGATTCGGAGATCACCGGGGAGAACTACATCCAGATCGAAGCTCGGAATCAGGGCGATTCCTCATCCACCGTTATCCTCGTGGATCAGCGCCCGTTCGGAGAGGAGCCTGCGTCTTTCACGTTCGATGTGACGGCTGCCGGGCAGGTTAAGGAGATTGTTTTCCGGGAGGACGATTTGGCCACAGTCACGGATCCGACCGACAGCAACCGGGCTCGTCTGAACGGTTTCACGCTAACACCCGAGCCGAGCTCGCTGATCCTGCTGCTTTTGGCGACCGGGGCCTTCTCGACTTGCCGGCGCCGGTAG
- a CDS encoding ABC transporter ATP-binding protein, translating to MLRLANLEAGYGPLRVLKGVSLHVSQGEAVAIIGANGAGKTTLLKTVAGVIRPRSGKVSFDKHEIQGRAPENVVESGCSLVPEGRHVFPTLTVKDNLILGAYALRRRKQSAAEVTASLEEVHSLFPILKERHGQIAGTLSGGQQQMLAIGRALMSRPKLLMMDEPSLGVAPIVVRDIYQAVARLKRNGLTILLVEQNARAALAVADRGYVIETGQIVLEGTTQELADNQEVQRAYLGKEYERIDE from the coding sequence ATGCTGCGGCTGGCAAATCTTGAAGCAGGATACGGCCCGCTCAGGGTCCTGAAGGGCGTCTCCCTGCACGTGTCGCAGGGCGAGGCGGTCGCCATCATCGGGGCCAACGGCGCCGGCAAGACCACGCTTCTCAAGACGGTCGCCGGCGTGATCAGACCGCGATCGGGAAAGGTATCATTCGACAAACACGAAATTCAGGGCCGTGCCCCGGAAAACGTCGTCGAGTCCGGCTGCTCGCTGGTTCCCGAGGGCCGTCACGTGTTTCCCACCCTCACCGTCAAAGACAACCTCATCCTCGGCGCCTACGCCCTCCGCCGGAGGAAGCAGTCCGCCGCGGAGGTGACTGCGAGCCTCGAGGAGGTCCACTCCCTGTTCCCGATCCTCAAGGAACGCCACGGCCAGATCGCCGGAACGCTCTCCGGCGGACAGCAGCAGATGCTCGCCATCGGCCGAGCCCTGATGTCCAGGCCAAAACTCCTGATGATGGATGAACCCTCGCTGGGCGTTGCACCCATCGTGGTCCGCGACATCTACCAGGCCGTCGCTCGCCTGAAACGCAACGGACTGACGATCCTATTGGTCGAACAGAACGCCCGGGCCGCCCTGGCCGTGGCCGACCGCGGCTACGTCATCGAGACCGGTCAGATTGTCCTCGAAGGGACCACCCAGGAACTGGCCGACAACCAGGAGGTCCAGCGAGCGTATTTGGGCAAGGAATACGAGCGAATCGACGAGTGA
- a CDS encoding transposase gives MNLFDDDKDYEAFERVLAEARERAGMRVCAYALMPNHFHLVLWPRKDGDLSRFMQWLTMTHTQRWHAHRHRAGHGHLYQSHFKSFPIQANEHFLSVCRHVERNALRAKLVKRAEAWVWCSLACREGKLGKGTALLDDGPVDRPRRWRRLVNEPQSKKELDRLHTCLQRGQPYDDEAWTRRTAVKLGLESSLRPVGRPRKVGEKAA, from the coding sequence CTGAACCTGTTTGACGACGATAAGGACTATGAGGCGTTTGAGCGGGTACTGGCCGAGGCCCGGGAGCGGGCGGGGATGCGGGTTTGTGCCTACGCCCTGATGCCCAACCATTTCCACCTGGTGCTGTGGCCGCGAAAGGACGGGGATCTCTCGCGGTTCATGCAGTGGCTGACCATGACGCACACCCAGCGGTGGCACGCCCATCGCCACAGAGCTGGCCACGGGCACCTGTACCAGTCGCACTTCAAGAGCTTCCCGATCCAGGCGAACGAGCATTTCCTGAGCGTGTGCCGACACGTGGAGCGGAACGCCCTGCGGGCCAAGCTGGTCAAGCGGGCGGAGGCTTGGGTGTGGTGTTCACTGGCCTGCCGAGAGGGGAAGCTGGGCAAGGGAACGGCACTGCTGGATGATGGGCCTGTGGATCGGCCACGCCGCTGGCGGCGGTTGGTGAACGAGCCGCAGAGCAAGAAGGAACTGGACCGGCTTCACACTTGCCTGCAACGCGGTCAGCCGTACGATGATGAAGCGTGGACGCGTCGAACGGCGGTCAAATTGGGTCTGGAAAGCAGCCTCCGCCCAGTCGGCCGGCCGCGGAAGGTAGGCGAGAAGGCGGCCTAA
- a CDS encoding phenylacetate--CoA ligase: protein MSHARLHNPGCETLGRDELEQLQIERLQSTLNRVYRNVAFYRNAFDTHCVNLERIRDLPALAGLPFTTPEDLRKSYPYDMFAVPLRDIVRIHSGAAASGAPIVVGYTRNDLRNWTECSARVLAAAGITEHDVVQIALDYGLFPGGFGFQQGAEQIGASVIPASSTASVEKQIAVMKDFKTTALITMPSHALSIASGLEQMGLHPERLCLKLGLFGGERWSDQLQRQIEERLRIVATDTYGLTALMGPGVAGECHARQGMHINEDHFIVEVIDPKTLQPLGPGQKGELVLTTITKEGFPLIRYRTGDLTSIHHRPCACGRTFVRMARVSGRTDDLVVFRGVAFTPSQIEQVLAQVEGASPHYQIILDRVGGADTLEIKVEVCEAFPSLDEVRTLETLRRGISDRLMNVLNLDARVSFAEPQSLRREAGPSTPVVDRRGTP from the coding sequence ATGAGCCATGCACGACTCCACAATCCGGGCTGCGAAACGCTGGGCCGCGATGAACTGGAACAACTCCAGATCGAGCGGCTTCAGTCGACCCTGAACCGGGTGTACCGCAACGTCGCCTTCTACCGCAACGCCTTCGATACCCACTGCGTCAACCTGGAGCGAATCCGGGACCTTCCGGCCCTGGCAGGTCTCCCGTTCACCACGCCCGAGGATCTGCGCAAGAGCTATCCCTACGACATGTTCGCCGTTCCACTGCGCGATATCGTCCGCATCCATTCCGGGGCGGCGGCGAGCGGCGCACCCATCGTCGTCGGCTACACCAGGAACGATCTGCGGAACTGGACCGAATGCAGCGCCCGTGTCCTGGCCGCGGCCGGCATCACCGAGCACGATGTGGTCCAGATCGCCCTCGATTACGGCCTGTTCCCCGGCGGTTTCGGCTTCCAGCAAGGCGCCGAACAGATCGGGGCCTCGGTGATCCCCGCATCCTCGACGGCCAGCGTCGAAAAACAAATCGCGGTCATGAAGGACTTCAAGACCACGGCGCTGATTACCATGCCGAGCCACGCCCTCAGCATCGCCTCGGGCCTCGAGCAGATGGGGCTTCATCCCGAACGGCTCTGTCTGAAGCTGGGCCTCTTCGGCGGCGAGCGCTGGAGCGACCAGCTTCAACGGCAGATCGAGGAACGCCTCCGCATCGTCGCAACCGACACCTACGGGCTGACCGCTCTGATGGGACCAGGCGTGGCCGGAGAGTGCCACGCGCGGCAGGGCATGCACATCAATGAGGACCACTTCATCGTCGAGGTCATCGATCCCAAAACGCTTCAGCCCCTCGGCCCCGGCCAGAAAGGCGAGCTCGTCCTGACCACCATCACCAAGGAAGGCTTCCCGCTCATCCGCTACCGAACCGGTGATCTGACCTCGATCCATCACCGGCCTTGCGCTTGCGGCCGAACCTTCGTCCGAATGGCCCGCGTCTCCGGCCGCACCGACGACCTCGTGGTCTTCCGCGGCGTGGCCTTCACCCCGTCCCAGATCGAGCAGGTCCTGGCCCAGGTCGAGGGCGCGAGCCCCCACTACCAGATCATCCTCGATCGGGTCGGCGGGGCGGACACGCTCGAGATTAAGGTGGAAGTGTGCGAGGCGTTTCCCTCCCTGGATGAGGTCCGAACGCTCGAAACCCTCCGCCGCGGCATCAGCGATCGGCTGATGAACGTCCTCAACCTCGACGCCCGGGTCTCCTTCGCCGAGCCCCAGTCCCTGCGCCGGGAAGCCGGCCCGTCCACCCCCGTCGTAGACCGCAGAGGCACCCCCTGA
- a CDS encoding HDIG domain-containing protein, which produces MRSKQTNRAEALRQEAKRQLSEHHGTLWRRLCRAVNPATLAIWVGFYAIAVTILVVGGDSMPRYRNELVQNDIVARVGFQVEDTERTQQERQAAAINAPDVYLENPAPLASLRSDLTELLATVKAVTENPGPQLLSKGWAISDAGLAALRAYAADEFQSSEYDKLVKRVLSELGGQYLVHKPAKTFREGTPQTSVLRHKDAKDAPDIEILTSRLQYVGDEKVVDQIATEVAERTVPEALRGPVRERIRRVLTGAPDKSGTQPQPVPLWRYDQDATKEATKQAQDRIPVYTLRYEVGDPIVRARTVLAPQKIELLKKEHEEFRRAQRTDPTLYRQRWLGELGKAIIILMVTLGLITYIVIYQQRIFQKPTRALGLVTLLLLLLLCTRLLNQIQSPAHPPAEFTLAFVATAAMLLTIAYNQRFAFGTGGTLAILATLASGGDFGLFLTLTVGMSVAVFTLQEVRTRSKIILVGLMAAAAAFVAATAVGFHEGQDVKYVLEHSAAAALAALFAGFFVQGILPSFERWFGIATSMTLLEWCDASRPLLRRLAQEAPGTYSHSLVLSQMSEAAAGAIGANGLLARVGALYHDIGKVQKTEYFVENQEARMNRHDRLSPTMSLLIITGHVKDGLEMAKAYGLPRLLHQFILEHHGTTVVRYFHHMATEAAAKKTGKHDREIPESEFRYPGPKPRSRESAILMICDGCEGAVRALSEPTPGRIESTVHQVVMDRLTDGQFDECDITLRDLNLVEQTIVKSLCAIHHGRIKYPKAGGSVPRVPSQQEPKLLRPSVEPSKPAVVVPAQPVADLVEPAPASSSS; this is translated from the coding sequence TTGAGGTCGAAACAGACAAACCGAGCCGAGGCCCTGCGTCAGGAAGCCAAGCGTCAGCTCAGTGAGCATCATGGCACCCTGTGGCGCCGACTTTGCCGAGCCGTCAATCCTGCGACCCTGGCGATCTGGGTGGGCTTCTACGCCATCGCGGTCACGATCCTCGTGGTCGGCGGCGATTCCATGCCCCGCTACCGCAACGAGCTCGTGCAGAATGACATCGTCGCCCGGGTCGGCTTCCAGGTGGAAGATACCGAGCGCACGCAGCAGGAGCGTCAAGCCGCGGCGATCAATGCCCCCGATGTGTATCTTGAGAATCCGGCGCCGCTGGCTTCGCTTCGCAGCGATCTGACTGAGCTCTTGGCCACGGTCAAGGCGGTAACCGAGAATCCTGGCCCTCAGTTGCTCTCCAAAGGGTGGGCCATCAGCGATGCCGGCCTGGCGGCTTTGCGGGCCTACGCCGCCGACGAGTTCCAGAGCAGCGAGTACGACAAGCTGGTCAAGAGGGTACTCAGCGAGCTCGGGGGGCAGTACTTGGTGCACAAGCCGGCCAAGACCTTTCGCGAAGGCACTCCCCAGACGAGCGTTCTGCGTCACAAGGATGCCAAGGATGCGCCGGACATCGAGATACTGACCAGCCGGCTTCAATACGTGGGCGACGAGAAGGTCGTCGATCAAATCGCCACCGAAGTGGCCGAGCGGACGGTGCCCGAGGCGCTGCGTGGACCAGTTCGGGAGCGGATCCGCAGGGTGCTGACCGGCGCGCCCGACAAGAGCGGGACTCAGCCGCAACCGGTTCCGCTCTGGCGATACGACCAAGACGCGACCAAGGAGGCCACCAAGCAGGCCCAGGACCGAATCCCGGTCTACACCCTGCGGTATGAGGTCGGCGATCCGATCGTTCGGGCGCGCACGGTTTTGGCGCCCCAGAAGATCGAGCTGCTCAAAAAGGAGCACGAGGAGTTTCGACGGGCTCAGCGCACCGATCCTACGCTCTACCGCCAGCGCTGGTTGGGCGAGTTGGGCAAAGCGATCATCATTCTCATGGTGACGCTCGGCCTGATCACATACATTGTCATCTACCAGCAGCGGATCTTCCAGAAACCGACGCGCGCCCTGGGCCTGGTGACGCTCCTGCTCCTCCTCCTGCTGTGTACCCGGCTTCTGAACCAGATCCAGTCGCCCGCTCATCCACCCGCCGAGTTCACGCTGGCCTTCGTCGCGACGGCGGCCATGCTCCTGACGATCGCCTACAACCAGCGGTTTGCTTTCGGCACGGGCGGAACCCTGGCCATCCTGGCGACCCTGGCATCCGGTGGTGATTTCGGCCTGTTTCTGACCCTCACTGTCGGCATGAGCGTTGCCGTCTTCACACTCCAGGAGGTTCGAACCCGCAGCAAGATCATCCTGGTAGGGCTCATGGCCGCGGCCGCCGCGTTTGTGGCCGCCACCGCCGTCGGCTTCCACGAGGGCCAGGACGTGAAATACGTTCTCGAGCATTCGGCCGCCGCCGCCCTGGCGGCCCTGTTCGCCGGTTTCTTCGTTCAGGGGATCCTGCCCAGTTTCGAGCGCTGGTTCGGCATCGCCACGAGTATGACCCTACTGGAGTGGTGCGACGCCAGCCGTCCGCTCCTCCGCCGACTGGCCCAGGAAGCGCCGGGAACGTACAGCCACTCACTGGTGCTGAGCCAGATGAGTGAAGCGGCCGCCGGGGCCATCGGGGCCAACGGCCTGCTCGCCCGCGTCGGGGCTCTCTACCACGACATCGGCAAGGTCCAGAAGACCGAGTACTTTGTCGAGAACCAGGAAGCCCGGATGAACCGCCATGACCGGCTATCGCCGACCATGAGCCTGCTGATCATCACCGGACACGTCAAGGACGGTCTGGAGATGGCCAAGGCCTACGGGTTACCGCGCCTCCTTCATCAGTTCATCCTCGAGCATCACGGCACCACCGTGGTTCGCTACTTCCACCACATGGCCACCGAGGCCGCTGCCAAGAAGACCGGCAAACACGATCGCGAGATACCCGAGAGTGAGTTCCGCTATCCTGGTCCCAAGCCCCGCTCCCGTGAGTCGGCGATCCTGATGATCTGCGACGGCTGCGAGGGCGCCGTCCGGGCCCTATCGGAACCGACGCCCGGGCGTATCGAGAGCACCGTCCACCAGGTGGTCATGGACCGGCTCACTGACGGGCAGTTTGACGAATGCGACATCACGCTCCGTGATCTCAACCTTGTCGAGCAGACGATCGTCAAGAGCCTGTGCGCGATCCACCATGGCCGGATCAAGTATCCCAAGGCCGGCGGGAGCGTGCCGCGGGTCCCGAGCCAACAGGAGCCGAAGTTGCTCAGGCCGTCGGTCGAGCCTTCGAAGCCGGCGGTTGTGGTTCCGGCCCAGCCGGTCGCCGACCTGGTCGAACCCGCTCCCGCGAGTAGCTCATCATGA